The following coding sequences are from one Triticum dicoccoides isolate Atlit2015 ecotype Zavitan chromosome 4A, WEW_v2.0, whole genome shotgun sequence window:
- the LOC119287520 gene encoding phosphoglycerate mutase-like protein AT74H, with the protein MAAATRCVPAPAAAAHPRSRHRLRCRCCEDTLGVPRRRATASSGAREQEQHQQQHYFPELRPLPYPAPPPRPRRIVLVRHGQSEGNVDEGAYTRVPDPLIGLTPKGHRQAEDCGRRLHRLLSSGHGDDEEEDGDDDWKVYFYVSPYRRTLETLRGVGRAFDARRIAGVREEPRIREQDFGNFQDREKMRVEKEIRRRYGRFFYRFPDGESAADVYDRITGFRETLRADIDIGRFQPPSPPGAPTAPEMNLVLVSHGLTLRVFLMRWYKWTVRQFEGLANLDNGGTLVMQTGEGGRYSLLVHHTVDELREFGLTDEMIDDQMWQRTARPGELNYNFITNGPSFFTHFS; encoded by the exons ATGGCGGCGGCCACCAGGTGCGTCCCGGCGCCTGCGGCTGCAGCGCACCCCCGGTCCCGGCACCGGCTGCGGTGCCGCTGCTGCGAGGACACGCTGGGCGTCCCGCGCCGCCGCGCGACGGCGTCGTCTggagcgcgggagcaggagcagcatCAGCAGCAGCACTACTTCCCGGAGCTCCGCCCGCTGCCGTACCCGGCGCCCCCGCCCCGGCCGCGGCGCATCGTGCTGGTGCGGCACGGGCAGAGCGAGGGGAACGTGGACGAGGGCGCCTACACGCGCGTCCCCGACCCGCTCATCGGCCTCACCCCCAAGGGACACCGCCAGGCCGAGGACTGCGGCCGCCGCCTGCACCGCCTCCTCTCCTCCGGCCacggagacgacgaggaggaggacggcgacgacgacTGGAAGGTCTACTTCTACGTGTCCCCGTACCGGCGCACCCTCGAGACGCTCCGCGGGGTCGGCCGCGCCTTCGACGCCCGCCGCATCGCCGGCGTCCGCGAGGAGCCCCGCATCCGGGAGCAGGACTTCG GGAACTTCCAGGACCGGGAGAAGATGCGGGTGGAGAAGGAGATCCGGCGGCGGTACGGCCGGTTCTTCTACCGGTTCCCGGACGGCGAGTCGGCGGCGGACGTGTACGACCGGATCACGGGCTTCCGGGAGACCCTCCGCGCGGACATCGACATCGGCCGGTTCCAGCCCCCCTCGCCGCCGGGGGCCCCGACGGCGCCGGAGATGAACCTGGTGCTGGTGTCGCACGGGCTGACGCTGCGGGTGTTCCTGATGCGGTGGTACAAGTGGACGGTGCGGCAGTTTGAGGGCCTGGCGAACCTGGACAACGGCGGCACGCTGGTGATGCAGACCGGCGAGGGCGGCCGGTACAGCCTGCTGGTGCACCACACCGTGGACGAGCTGAGGGAGTTCGGGCTCACCGACGAGATGATCGACGACCAGATGTGGCAGCGGACAGCAAGGCCCGGCGAGCTCAACTACAACTTCATCACCAACGGCCCCTCCTTCTTCACCCATTTCAGCTAG